Proteins encoded together in one Ictidomys tridecemlineatus isolate mIctTri1 chromosome 3, mIctTri1.hap1, whole genome shotgun sequence window:
- the Lrriq4 gene encoding leucine-rich repeat and IQ domain-containing protein 4, with protein sequence MSKDLLKLQEHSPKVLLRNDPPQVTDRTFFIDASNQSLTAIPLEILALKELEEVHLENNQIEAIPEDIQQLKNVRILYLNKNKLQDLCLELGTLSNLEGLDLSYNPLLSSSLPVISSLRSLRELRLYQTDLREIPILICKSLRHLELLGLAGNHLESLPKEIVNQTKLREIYLRKNQFKEFPQELCVLYDLEIIDLDENKLTAIPEEIGNLTRLQKFYVAYNNLTFLPESLGQCRKISVLDLSHNLLHSIPRTFSELLEMTEMGLSGNRLEKVPRLICKWTSLHLLYLRDTGLCALRRSFKRLDNLRFLDLSQNHLDHFPKLICGLKNLEILAMDDNQIGKLPLELGLLSNLKILGLSGNEFSSFPEEIFSLVSLEKLYMGQDQGSKLTQVPEHIGKLQSLKELYVENNHLEFLPVSLGTMPNLEVLDCRHNLLKQLPNAICQAQGLKELLLEDNLLTHLPENLDRLVNLKVLTLMDNPMEDPPEEVCAQGNEAIWNHLKENRRKKIMVTKIQAWWRGTMVRKGFGKYEELIKTRKKGKTSPKDKKGKKVEKGKPIKEKKK encoded by the exons ATGTCAAAGGATTTACTAAAATTACAAGAACATTCACCTAAAGTTCTTCTGAGAAATGATCCACCACAGGTCACAGATAGGACATTCTTCATTGACGCTTCTAATCAAAGCCTGACTGCCATTCCACTGGAGATCTTGGCATTAAAGGAATTAGAAGAAGTGCATTTGGAAAATAACCAGATTGAAGCAATACCCGAGGACATTCAGCAATTAAAGAATGTCAGGATCCTCTACCTGAATAAGAACAAACTGCAGGACCTGTGCCTGGAGCTGGGGACGCTGAGCAACCTGGAGGGCCTGGACCTCAGTTACaaccccctcctctcctcttccctcccagtCATCAGCAGCCTCCGCTCCCTGCGGGAGCTCCGGCTCTACCAGACTGACCTGAGGGAGATTCCCATCCTGATCTGCAAGAGCCTTCGCCATCTGGAACTGCTGGGACTGGCTGGAAATCACCTGGAATCGCTACCGAAGGAAATAGTGAACCAGACCAAACTAAGGGAAATCTACCTGAGGAAAAACCAGTTCAAGGAGTTCCCGCAGGAACTCTGTGTCCTCTACGACCTGGAGATCATCGACCTGGACGAGAACAAACTAACTGCCATCCCAGAGGAAATCGGGAATCTGACGAGGCTGCAGAAGTTCTATGTGGCTTATAACAACCTGACCTTTTTGCCCGAGTCTCTGGGCCAGTGTAGGAAAATATCAGTGCTCGATTTATCGCACAACCTCCTCCATTCCATCCCGCGTACCTTTAGTGAGCTCCTGGAGATGACGGAAATGGGGCTGAGTGGGAACCGCCTCGAGAAGGTGCCGCGCCTTATCTGCAAGTGGACCTCGCTGCACCTGCTCTACCTGCGCGACACCGGCCTGTGCGCGCTGCGGCGCTCCTTTAAGCGGCTGGACAACTTGCGCTTCCTGGATCTCAGCCAGAACCACCTGGACCACTTTCCGAAACTGATCTGTGGGCTGAAGAACCTAGAAATCCTGGCGATGGATGATAATCAAATAGGGAAG TTGCCTTTGGAGTTGGGCTTACTTTCAAACCTGAAGATACTTGGACTATCAGGAAATGAGTTCTCTTCCTTCCCAGAGGAAATCTTTTCTTTGGTGTCTCTAGAGAAGTTATACATGGGGCAAGACCAGGGATCCAAGCTTACCCAAGTGCCAGAACACATTGGGAAATTACAG AGTCTTAAAGAATTGTATGTAGAGAACAATCATCTGGAGTTCCTGCCCGTATCCTTGGGAACAATGCCTAACCTGGAAGTTCTTGATTGCCGGCACAATTTGCTTAAGCAACTCCCAAATGCCATTTGCCAAGCACAAG GCTTGAAAGAGTTGCTGCTAGAGGACAACTTGCTCACCCATCTCCCAGAGAATTTGGACCGCCTGGTGAACCTTAAGGTTCTTACACTGATGGACAACCCCATGGAAGATCCCCCCGAAGAAGTGTGTGCTCAAGGAAATGAGGCCATATGGAACCACCttaaggaaaacagaagaaagaaaataatggtcACAAAG